A stretch of Blautia liquoris DNA encodes these proteins:
- a CDS encoding alpha-amylase family glycosyl hydrolase: protein MNNSSSRKRVVICKLSTVAVISMIICALAINNTLSVWGYSESTKDSSVENSSSFSTDVIYQIVTDRFLDGNPGNNPQGDAFDVNNMRKYHGGDWAGIVEKLNDGYFTKMGITALWISSPVENITTIDPSNNTASYHGYWGRDFFRTNEAFGTMKDFQKMIDVAHEKDIKIVIDFVPNHTSTAELGNTIFPEDGRLYRDGKLVSGFKTDSKNIFNHESWTDFSTYENGIYHSMYGLADLNQLNPAIDSYLKESIDQWLDLGVDGIRVDAVKHMPEGWQKSWLSNIYGEHQTFIFGEWFTGSTDSDKQMEDFANKSGMSLLDFRFANAVRNTIGEKNMTMKQLYNVMDSRSSDFEEVNDQVTFIDNHDMERFMSLSENDSKAVDLAYVLLLTSNGIPTIYYGSEQYLQGESDPDNRADMPSFTTDSNAYKIIGSLAPLRKTNPALAYGTLEERWLNNDVMIFEREFAGSVVLTAVNRSQRDYDIQNLVTSLPYGEYQDVLTGIMGGESITVSKEGKVKPFKVKAGESAVWEYTKADIENPRIGNVDPMMGICGNDVTITGRGFGEKTGIVYFGEITANVQAWSDSKITVNVPNLNAGKYNLKVVSANNKESNMYKNFEVLSGKQTTVRFIVNNAETFYGSNVYLVGNVYELGNWDTSKAIGPLFNSTSTIGVYPTWFYDVNVPAGRNIEYKFVKIDTDGKVNWEGGENHKFKVPDDETAEIIVNWK from the coding sequence ATGAATAACAGTTCAAGCAGGAAAAGAGTAGTTATATGTAAACTTTCAACAGTTGCTGTGATCTCAATGATAATTTGCGCTCTTGCAATCAACAACACCTTATCAGTCTGGGGATACAGCGAGTCAACTAAAGATTCATCGGTAGAAAATTCTTCAAGTTTTTCTACCGACGTGATATACCAAATTGTAACAGATCGATTTTTGGATGGGAATCCTGGAAACAATCCCCAGGGGGATGCTTTTGATGTAAATAATATGAGAAAGTATCATGGAGGTGATTGGGCAGGAATTGTAGAAAAACTAAACGATGGATATTTCACAAAGATGGGGATTACAGCTTTATGGATTTCATCTCCTGTTGAAAATATTACAACAATTGATCCATCAAACAATACAGCATCATATCATGGATATTGGGGACGAGATTTTTTTAGGACTAATGAAGCTTTTGGAACGATGAAGGACTTCCAGAAAATGATTGATGTGGCTCATGAAAAAGACATTAAGATTGTTATTGATTTTGTTCCGAACCATACCTCAACAGCAGAGTTAGGGAATACAATATTTCCTGAAGATGGAAGGCTGTACCGAGACGGAAAATTGGTGAGTGGTTTTAAGACGGATAGTAAAAATATCTTTAACCATGAAAGCTGGACAGATTTTAGCACGTATGAAAATGGAATATACCATAGCATGTATGGTCTTGCAGATTTAAATCAATTGAACCCCGCAATAGATAGTTATCTGAAAGAGTCTATTGATCAATGGCTTGACTTAGGTGTTGATGGAATTCGTGTAGATGCCGTAAAACATATGCCAGAGGGATGGCAGAAGAGTTGGTTAAGTAATATATACGGGGAGCATCAAACCTTTATATTTGGAGAATGGTTTACAGGATCGACAGATTCAGATAAACAGATGGAAGATTTCGCTAATAAAAGTGGAATGAGTTTGTTGGATTTTAGATTTGCAAATGCTGTTCGTAATACGATCGGTGAAAAAAATATGACGATGAAGCAATTATACAATGTAATGGATTCAAGGTCTTCTGATTTTGAGGAAGTGAATGATCAAGTGACCTTTATTGACAATCATGATATGGAACGTTTTATGTCGTTATCTGAAAATGATTCGAAGGCGGTAGATCTTGCTTATGTTTTATTGCTGACGTCAAATGGTATTCCTACTATTTATTATGGATCTGAGCAGTATTTGCAAGGTGAGAGTGATCCTGATAATAGAGCCGACATGCCTTCGTTTACTACTGATTCAAATGCATATAAAATAATCGGAAGCTTGGCGCCACTTAGAAAAACAAACCCGGCTTTAGCTTATGGAACACTGGAAGAAAGATGGCTTAACAATGATGTGATGATTTTTGAAAGAGAATTTGCAGGAAGTGTTGTATTGACAGCGGTAAACCGCAGTCAGAGAGATTATGATATTCAAAATTTAGTCACAAGTCTCCCTTATGGAGAATATCAGGATGTATTAACCGGAATCATGGGCGGCGAATCTATTACTGTCTCCAAAGAGGGCAAAGTCAAGCCGTTTAAAGTAAAAGCTGGTGAATCTGCGGTGTGGGAATATACTAAAGCTGATATCGAGAATCCTAGAATAGGAAACGTTGATCCAATGATGGGAATTTGCGGAAATGATGTGACAATTACAGGAAGAGGATTTGGAGAAAAAACAGGAATAGTCTATTTTGGAGAAATCACTGCAAATGTCCAAGCGTGGAGTGACAGTAAAATTACAGTAAATGTACCTAATTTAAATGCCGGTAAATATAATTTAAAAGTTGTTTCAGCGAATAATAAAGAAAGTAATATGTATAAAAATTTTGAAGTGTTAAGCGGAAAACAGACGACAGTTAGATTTATAGTAAACAATGCTGAGACATTTTATGGGTCTAACGTTTATTTGGTTGGAAATGTATATGAACTGGGGAACTGGGATACGTCTAAGGCGATTGGACCATTGTTTAATTCAACCTCTACAATAGGAGTATATCCAACATGGTTTTATGATGTAAATGTTCCGGCGGGAAGAAACATAGAATATAAGTTTGTGAAAATTGACACGGATGGAAAAGTGAATTGGGAGGGCGGTGAAAACCATAAATTTAAAGTACCGGATGACGAAACTGCAGAAATCATTGTAAATTGGAAGTGA
- a CDS encoding helix-turn-helix domain-containing protein has protein sequence MLDNFKYPKEIARDVALQEKKKRKRKKMTQKELSERTGISLASLKRFEQTGEISFVSLIKIADILGEKEVVGKLFTSKDYQSIQEVIDERNQESDRKISWKNSRNSG, from the coding sequence ATGTTAGACAATTTTAAGTACCCCAAAGAAATCGCAAGAGATGTTGCTTTACAGGAAAAGAAAAAAAGAAAACGAAAAAAAATGACACAGAAAGAATTAAGCGAAAGGACAGGAATAAGCCTTGCTTCTTTAAAACGCTTTGAACAGACAGGAGAGATTTCTTTTGTTTCTTTAATAAAAATAGCGGATATACTGGGCGAAAAAGAGGTAGTTGGAAAACTGTTTACTAGTAAAGACTATCAATCTATTCAGGAGGTTATCGATGAGAGAAATCAAGAGTCTGACCGTAAAATATCATGGAAGAACAGTAGGAACTCTGGCTGA
- a CDS encoding type II toxin-antitoxin system HipA family toxin, translating to MREIKSLTVKYHGRTVGTLAETIEKKGAFQYDREWLKDGFSISPLSLPLETKVFIPKTNVLEGLFGVFADSLPDGWGRLLVDRMLLTRGISPAEVSPAQRLGIVGSTGMGALEYYPELMQLDEKERMDFDQMSQECSKILNEQKSENLDTLFILGGSSGGARPKVLLSLNGESWIVKFPSSYDRKSIGEEEYRYMKCARRCEITVPEVQLFPSKKSKGYFGVKRFDRLDGGKVHMLTASGLLETSHRIPNLDYHDLMKLTYLLTKNTQEMEEMYRRMCFNVYAHNRDDHSKNFSFLYDEGEKRWELSPVYDLTYSNSIGGEHATCVNGNGKDPGIEELLAVGTKAGILESKARRIAKKTEEIVRTELKDILDSY from the coding sequence ATGAGAGAAATCAAGAGTCTGACCGTAAAATATCATGGAAGAACAGTAGGAACTCTGGCTGAGACAATAGAAAAAAAAGGTGCATTCCAATATGATAGAGAATGGTTGAAAGATGGTTTTTCCATCAGTCCATTAAGCCTTCCCCTAGAGACAAAAGTCTTTATACCAAAGACCAATGTTCTGGAAGGCCTGTTTGGCGTGTTTGCAGATTCTCTTCCGGATGGATGGGGAAGACTCCTGGTAGATCGAATGCTTTTGACTCGTGGCATATCTCCGGCCGAAGTTTCTCCTGCCCAGAGACTTGGAATTGTTGGGAGTACAGGCATGGGTGCATTGGAATATTATCCGGAATTGATGCAGCTGGATGAAAAAGAACGGATGGACTTTGACCAGATGTCACAAGAGTGTAGTAAGATTTTAAATGAGCAGAAAAGTGAGAACCTCGATACCTTGTTTATACTGGGAGGTTCTTCTGGTGGAGCAAGGCCAAAAGTGCTGCTTTCCTTAAATGGTGAATCATGGATTGTGAAGTTCCCATCTTCTTATGATCGAAAATCAATAGGTGAAGAGGAATACCGATATATGAAATGTGCCAGAAGATGTGAGATCACTGTGCCGGAAGTACAATTGTTTCCATCGAAAAAATCGAAAGGGTATTTTGGCGTAAAGCGTTTTGACAGACTGGATGGCGGGAAAGTTCATATGCTGACGGCTTCTGGTCTGCTGGAAACATCACATAGAATTCCCAATCTGGACTATCATGATCTGATGAAATTAACCTATCTTCTCACAAAGAACACTCAGGAGATGGAGGAGATGTACCGGAGAATGTGCTTTAATGTTTATGCCCACAACAGGGATGATCATTCAAAAAACTTTAGTTTCTTATACGATGAAGGGGAAAAAAGATGGGAATTGTCTCCTGTCTACGATTTGACTTACAGCAATTCAATCGGCGGTGAACATGCCACCTGTGTTAATGGTAATGGAAAGGATCCGGGGATAGAGGAACTGCTTGCGGTAGGAACAAAGGCGGGAATTTTGGAAAGTAAAGCCAGGAGAATCGCAAAAAAAACAGAAGAGATTGTGAGAACTGAGCTGAAAGATATATTGGACTCATATTAG
- the miaB gene encoding tRNA (N6-isopentenyl adenosine(37)-C2)-methylthiotransferase MiaB yields MEKNLLEKINQAPEEEPARQYFFMKLAKELVEAKSKEAKRPLTFDVVTFGCQMNARDSEKLVGILEGAGYIKSESEESDFVIYNTCTVRENANLKVYGRLGSLKRVKRRNPHMMIGLCGCMMQESQVVEKIKKSYPFVDLIFGTHNIYKFAELLVYALVNNSMVIDVWKDTDRIVENLPVDRKYSFKSGVNIMFGCNNFCSYCIVPYVRGRERSRNPEDIISEINQLVSDGVKEVMLLGQNVNSYGKNLEYPVTFAELLEKIAAIEGVERIRFMTSHPKDLSDELIRVMGRYPKICNHLHLPLQSGSSKILKDMNRHYTKEEYLLLVDKIRKSVPDISLTTDIIVGYPGETEKDFEQTMDVVRKVRYDSVFTFIYSKRTGTPAAAREEQVPKDVVKDRFNRLLKEVQTISAEQINRFLGTVQEVLVEGVNEQDPSLVTGRMTNNVLVHFPGDVSMIGTFRQVHLETCKGFYYMGKER; encoded by the coding sequence ATGGAAAAAAACTTATTAGAGAAAATAAATCAGGCACCTGAAGAGGAGCCTGCGAGACAATATTTTTTTATGAAACTGGCAAAAGAGCTGGTGGAGGCAAAAAGCAAAGAGGCCAAAAGGCCTCTTACATTTGACGTTGTGACATTCGGATGTCAGATGAACGCAAGAGATTCTGAGAAACTGGTAGGAATTCTGGAAGGTGCAGGTTACATAAAATCAGAAAGTGAGGAGTCGGATTTTGTGATCTATAATACCTGCACAGTTCGAGAAAATGCCAACTTGAAGGTTTATGGACGACTGGGCAGTCTGAAGCGGGTAAAGAGGAGAAATCCTCATATGATGATAGGATTATGCGGTTGTATGATGCAGGAATCACAAGTGGTTGAGAAGATTAAAAAGAGTTATCCCTTTGTAGATCTGATTTTCGGAACGCATAATATCTATAAATTCGCCGAATTATTAGTATATGCACTGGTAAATAATTCAATGGTTATTGATGTCTGGAAAGACACGGATCGAATCGTGGAGAATCTTCCAGTGGACAGAAAGTATTCGTTTAAGTCCGGGGTAAATATTATGTTTGGCTGCAACAATTTCTGCAGCTACTGTATTGTCCCTTATGTCAGGGGGAGAGAACGCAGCCGGAATCCGGAGGATATCATATCGGAAATCAATCAATTGGTTTCTGACGGAGTAAAAGAGGTTATGCTTTTGGGACAGAATGTAAACTCCTATGGTAAGAACCTCGAATATCCTGTGACATTTGCAGAACTTCTGGAGAAGATTGCTGCTATTGAGGGTGTTGAGAGAATTCGATTTATGACTTCTCATCCGAAAGACTTATCCGATGAACTGATCCGTGTGATGGGTCGATATCCAAAAATCTGTAATCATCTTCATCTGCCCCTGCAGTCGGGGAGCTCAAAGATCTTAAAGGATATGAACAGGCATTATACGAAAGAAGAGTATCTCCTTCTTGTTGACAAAATCCGAAAAAGTGTGCCGGACATTTCACTGACCACGGATATTATTGTAGGATATCCGGGGGAGACAGAAAAAGATTTTGAACAGACCATGGATGTTGTGAGAAAGGTGCGCTACGACAGTGTATTTACTTTTATTTATTCAAAACGGACAGGAACACCTGCCGCTGCAAGGGAAGAGCAGGTACCAAAGGATGTGGTAAAAGATCGCTTTAACCGCCTGCTAAAGGAAGTACAAACCATTTCCGCTGAACAGATCAACCGTTTTTTAGGTACCGTTCAAGAGGTTTTGGTGGAAGGTGTGAATGAGCAAGATCCTTCACTTGTCACCGGAAGAATGACGAATAATGTACTGGTTCATTTTCCCGGAGATGTATCCATGATCGGGACATTTCGTCAGGTACACCTCGAAACTTGCAAAGGTTTTTACTATATGGGAAAAGAGAGATAA
- the mutS gene encoding DNA mismatch repair protein MutS, with product MMQHYVATKEKYKDCIVFYRLGDFYEMFFDDAKTVSEELELTLTGKDCGLKERAPMCGIPYHAAETYIEKLIEKGYKVAVCEQVEDPKTAKGIVKREVIRVVTPGTNMNSQGLDEAKNNYIMSIVCMDERFGLAVADISTGECQVTEVDKAPKLIDEINKFVPSEIICNQSLLVSGIDCLELKEKLSICVNSLDDWYFDDENCEKVLKEHFKVLSLEGLGLSDYSCGLIACGALFQYLYETQKSDMPQMTSVTPYVTDRFMVIDSSSRRNLELVETMREKSKKGSLLWVLDKTKTAMGSRMLRSFLERPLIDADEINRRLSAIEELNTQGMLRDEMREYLRPVYDLERLISRISYQSANPRDLIAFKTSLEMLPFIKQLLNSFESNMMREIQDEMDPLEDLYQLIDSSIVDDPPLAMKEGGIIKDGCDENIDKFRHAKQDGKQWISDLEASEREKTGIRNLKIKFNKVFGYCIEVTNSFKDKVPDTYTRKQTLVNAERYITPELKKIEDTVLGAEDRLYSLEYEKFCTIRDTVAGEVVRIQKTARAIAHLDVFSSLSLVAERNSYVRPKLNNKGGLDIKGGRHPVVEKMIPNDMFIANNTYLDKQDHRLAVITGPNMAGKSTYMRQTALIVLMAQIGSFVPADQADIGIVDRIFTRVGASDDLASGQSTFMVEMTEVANILRNATADSLLILDEIGRGTSTFDGLAIAWAVIEHVSDKKLLGAKTLFATHYHELTELEGKVSGVHNYCIAVKEKGDDIVFLRKIVAGGADKSYGIQVARLAGVPENVLKRAKELVEQLVTSDITSAVRDMTKKEKNSEQKPHYDEVDMTQMSFFDTVQDNSIVDEIKELDLSNLTPMDAMNILYSLQNKIRNRW from the coding sequence ATGATGCAGCATTATGTTGCGACAAAAGAAAAATATAAGGATTGCATTGTGTTTTATAGACTGGGCGACTTCTATGAGATGTTTTTTGATGATGCAAAAACCGTGTCGGAAGAATTAGAACTGACTCTGACGGGAAAAGACTGCGGACTTAAAGAACGGGCTCCGATGTGCGGAATTCCTTATCATGCCGCCGAGACCTATATTGAAAAGTTGATTGAAAAGGGATATAAAGTTGCTGTCTGTGAACAGGTGGAAGATCCGAAGACAGCGAAGGGGATTGTAAAAAGAGAAGTAATCCGCGTGGTAACTCCGGGAACGAATATGAATAGTCAGGGGCTTGACGAGGCGAAAAACAACTATATCATGTCAATTGTCTGTATGGATGAACGCTTTGGTTTGGCAGTAGCTGATATTTCCACCGGTGAGTGTCAGGTAACGGAGGTGGACAAAGCACCAAAACTGATAGACGAAATCAATAAATTTGTGCCCTCGGAGATCATCTGTAATCAGTCACTTCTCGTAAGCGGAATCGACTGCCTGGAATTGAAAGAGAAGTTGAGTATCTGCGTCAACTCGTTGGATGACTGGTATTTTGACGATGAAAATTGTGAAAAGGTTCTAAAAGAGCATTTTAAAGTATTGTCTCTGGAGGGACTTGGCCTTTCTGATTACAGCTGTGGACTAATTGCCTGCGGGGCTTTGTTTCAGTATCTCTATGAGACACAGAAATCAGATATGCCACAGATGACATCTGTCACACCCTATGTCACGGATCGATTTATGGTAATTGACAGTTCAAGCAGGAGAAATCTGGAGCTGGTGGAAACCATGCGTGAAAAGTCCAAAAAAGGATCCCTTCTTTGGGTCCTTGATAAGACAAAAACTGCTATGGGAAGCCGTATGCTCCGTTCTTTCCTAGAGCGGCCGCTGATTGATGCTGATGAAATAAACCGCCGCCTTTCGGCCATAGAAGAACTGAATACTCAGGGAATGTTAAGAGATGAGATGAGGGAATACCTGCGTCCGGTATATGACCTGGAACGACTCATCAGCCGGATCAGTTATCAGTCGGCGAATCCCAGAGATCTGATTGCATTTAAAACTTCTCTGGAGATGCTCCCTTTTATCAAACAGCTCTTAAACTCCTTTGAAAGTAATATGATGAGAGAGATACAAGATGAGATGGATCCGCTTGAAGATTTATATCAGCTGATTGACTCGTCAATTGTAGATGATCCTCCGCTTGCCATGAAAGAGGGCGGAATCATAAAAGATGGCTGCGATGAGAATATAGACAAGTTTCGTCATGCCAAGCAGGATGGGAAGCAGTGGATCAGTGATCTGGAAGCTTCAGAGAGAGAAAAAACAGGGATCCGTAATCTCAAGATCAAGTTTAATAAAGTATTCGGATATTGTATTGAAGTGACGAATTCTTTTAAAGACAAAGTTCCGGATACCTATACCAGAAAACAGACACTTGTGAATGCTGAGCGGTATATTACTCCGGAGCTAAAGAAGATTGAAGATACTGTACTCGGCGCAGAGGATCGGCTTTATTCTTTGGAGTATGAAAAATTCTGTACCATCAGGGATACGGTTGCAGGCGAGGTTGTCCGGATACAAAAGACAGCAAGAGCAATCGCCCATTTGGATGTCTTTTCCTCACTTTCACTTGTTGCCGAAAGGAACAGTTATGTAAGACCAAAGTTAAACAATAAAGGAGGTCTGGATATTAAAGGCGGGCGTCATCCTGTTGTTGAGAAAATGATTCCCAATGATATGTTTATTGCAAACAATACTTATCTGGATAAGCAGGATCATCGCCTGGCCGTGATCACAGGACCGAATATGGCAGGAAAGTCAACCTATATGAGGCAGACCGCTCTCATTGTACTGATGGCCCAGATTGGTTCTTTCGTTCCTGCAGACCAGGCAGATATAGGTATCGTAGATCGTATTTTCACCCGTGTCGGAGCATCAGATGATCTGGCAAGCGGACAGAGTACCTTTATGGTTGAGATGACAGAGGTTGCCAATATTCTGCGAAATGCTACGGCTGACAGTCTTCTGATTCTTGACGAAATTGGAAGAGGTACAAGCACTTTTGACGGACTAGCTATCGCCTGGGCGGTGATTGAACATGTTTCCGATAAAAAATTGCTGGGAGCAAAAACGCTGTTTGCAACCCATTACCATGAATTGACCGAACTGGAAGGAAAGGTTTCAGGTGTACATAACTACTGCATCGCGGTAAAAGAAAAGGGCGATGATATTGTTTTTTTACGAAAAATTGTGGCAGGCGGTGCCGATAAGAGTTACGGAATTCAGGTTGCACGTCTGGCCGGGGTTCCGGAAAACGTGTTAAAACGAGCAAAAGAACTTGTCGAACAGTTAGTTACCTCAGATATTACTTCTGCAGTCAGGGATATGACCAAAAAGGAGAAAAACAGTGAACAAAAACCTCATTACGATGAAGTTGATATGACACAGATGTCTTTTTTTGACACAGTTCAGGATAACTCGATCGTCGATGAGATTAAAGAACTGGATCTTTCGAATTTAACTCCGATGGATGCGATGAACATATTATACAGTCTTCAAAACAAAATCAGGAACAGGTGGTAA
- the mutL gene encoding DNA mismatch repair endonuclease MutL encodes MDKDKRVIQVLDKDTIDQIAAGEVVERPASIVKELIENAIDAAASAVTVEIREGGISFIRITDNGSGIPKDQVRLAFCRHATSKIRSAADLFDISSLGFRGEALSSIAAVAQVELITKISEDLTGIRYVIEGGEERSFEEIGAPNGTTFLIRNLFYNTPARAKFLKSALGESNAVSAYVEQMALSNPGISFKYMVNGQTKLHTSGSLNIKELVYHIYGREITKELIEIDSSSDLMEVHGFLGRPAISRGNRNFEHCYVNGRYVKSKLLSKAIEEGYQGFMMQHKYPFTLIYINMDKSKVDVNVHPAKMELRFSNQEEIFNQLVKMIAETLKGREGIPEVTPGKEERTKAEKQTAKHEVPEPFESRRRSLQYPHTGNQDHGVRGSVYASSAPQAPSKPHPQEITQDSRSYGKTDVKKAQEMKKISEEKQPYAIHENKSVYRPEQDSVVQDKNGQLEMFDNRLLSKEARSSHKIIGQIFDTYWLVQYNDSLYIIDQHAAHEKVLFERMMRDFKSKKITSQYLNPPVIVTLTNQEEELIQNHRDIFENFGFEIAPFGGRDYQISAVPDNLYGVASSEIFIEILDHLEDSGNKALEVFTEKLASMSCKAAVKGNHKLSLPEVDALIDELLTLDNPYHCPHGRPTIISMSRYELEKKFKRVV; translated from the coding sequence GTGGATAAGGACAAAAGAGTAATTCAGGTTTTAGACAAAGACACCATTGACCAGATTGCGGCCGGAGAAGTGGTTGAACGTCCGGCCTCCATTGTAAAAGAGCTAATTGAAAATGCGATAGATGCTGCTGCCAGTGCAGTTACGGTAGAGATCAGGGAAGGTGGAATCTCATTCATTCGAATCACAGACAACGGAAGCGGAATTCCAAAAGACCAGGTGCGCCTGGCTTTTTGTCGTCATGCGACGAGTAAAATCAGAAGTGCCGCTGATCTTTTTGATATATCTTCCCTTGGTTTTCGCGGAGAGGCCCTCTCAAGCATCGCAGCGGTAGCTCAAGTGGAACTGATCACAAAAATATCCGAAGATTTGACAGGTATCAGATATGTGATTGAGGGAGGCGAGGAGAGATCCTTTGAAGAAATTGGGGCGCCGAATGGAACGACTTTTCTTATCAGAAATCTGTTCTATAATACACCGGCAAGAGCAAAATTCCTAAAGTCCGCTTTGGGTGAATCTAATGCAGTTTCTGCTTACGTGGAACAAATGGCACTGTCTAATCCCGGAATTTCCTTTAAATATATGGTAAACGGACAGACAAAACTTCACACAAGCGGAAGTTTAAATATAAAAGAACTGGTTTATCATATATACGGAAGAGAGATTACAAAGGAGCTGATTGAAATTGATTCCTCATCAGATCTAATGGAAGTTCATGGATTTTTAGGAAGACCGGCAATATCCAGAGGAAACCGAAATTTTGAACACTGCTATGTGAATGGCCGATATGTGAAAAGCAAACTTTTATCCAAGGCAATCGAAGAGGGCTATCAGGGATTTATGATGCAGCATAAGTATCCTTTTACCCTGATCTATATCAATATGGATAAATCCAAAGTAGATGTCAATGTCCATCCTGCAAAGATGGAACTTCGCTTTTCCAATCAGGAGGAGATTTTTAATCAACTCGTGAAAATGATAGCAGAGACGTTAAAAGGACGTGAAGGAATACCTGAGGTTACACCGGGAAAAGAAGAACGGACAAAGGCAGAGAAACAGACAGCGAAACATGAAGTCCCTGAGCCCTTTGAGTCAAGGCGCAGGTCCCTGCAATATCCACATACGGGAAATCAAGATCATGGAGTGCGGGGAAGCGTGTATGCTTCATCAGCCCCGCAGGCACCATCAAAACCGCATCCACAGGAGATCACTCAAGACAGTCGTTCATATGGAAAGACAGATGTAAAAAAAGCACAGGAAATGAAGAAAATTTCAGAAGAAAAACAGCCTTATGCAATCCATGAAAATAAAAGCGTCTATCGTCCCGAACAGGATAGTGTAGTACAGGATAAGAATGGTCAGCTCGAGATGTTTGATAACCGTCTGCTGTCGAAAGAAGCCCGCAGTTCACATAAGATCATCGGACAGATCTTTGATACTTACTGGCTAGTTCAGTACAATGACAGTTTGTATATCATTGATCAGCATGCCGCGCATGAAAAAGTTCTCTTTGAGAGAATGATGAGGGATTTTAAAAGCAAGAAGATTACCTCACAATACCTGAATCCTCCGGTAATTGTGACTCTAACAAATCAGGAAGAGGAGTTAATACAAAACCATAGAGATATTTTTGAAAACTTCGGCTTTGAGATTGCTCCATTTGGTGGGAGAGACTACCAGATCAGTGCAGTTCCCGATAACTTATATGGAGTGGCATCTTCTGAAATATTTATTGAAATTTTAGACCATCTGGAGGATTCCGGAAATAAAGCACTCGAAGTCTTTACTGAAAAACTGGCTTCGATGTCGTGCAAAGCGGCAGTGAAAGGAAATCATAAGCTTTCACTGCCAGAGGTTGACGCACTGATTGATGAACTTCTGACCCTTGACAATCCCTATCACTGTCCCCATGGAAGGCCTACGATAATTTCTATGTCTCGC